A window of Rubricoccus marinus contains these coding sequences:
- the mutL gene encoding DNA mismatch repair endonuclease MutL, translating to MTNPSPVPEASGAYDGETDETASDGLIRALPDTLASKIAAGEVVQRPANAVKELVENALDAGAGSIELTVQRAGSELIQVADDGCGMGPEDARGCFGRHATSKLRAFEDLETLRTLGFRGEALASIAAVSRVELKTRRAQDEAGTCIRVHGGDIVESTPCAAPTGTTISVRDLFYNVPARRAFLRTPATEFKHIVETFQALALSHPTVAFCLVHDGTEVYRLPAAGGAEPLAQRVADLFGSRYEGTLVPVAEATSYLSIRGVVGAPEVARRSRGDQYVFANGRYVKSRSLEHAAARAFGALLPDGRYPFLALFLDVDPRHLDVNVHPTKTEVKFDDERGVYSFVGAVVKKGLSEAGLALDLAQTAPQAHYDEPLADAPSGGDGSALPPMPAFAPETGAVPASLPPLPTPEAGSEIASGDWGASFTALPREPGGPVPSGVSIPSGASLPSNATLPGEARPAPSPRPFRQATGPLGPIPSRADGSLMEGLDSATFEEVVESPERTVWPFRGRYLLTPVASGLLVVDQRAAHERVLYEAAIAALEGGMGATQQLLFPYTLDLPPDDRALLDELLPDLQALGFDVALGSKGTVEVRGVPADVSVGDERAALPDLLDRYRKSAGVLQLSSRETLARSLARRSAYREGDILEPLAARVLIEKLFTCGDPFTDPAGRPTMIRIAESEIERRFG from the coding sequence GTGACCAACCCCTCCCCCGTTCCCGAAGCCTCTGGCGCCTACGATGGCGAGACGGATGAGACGGCGAGCGACGGCCTGATCCGCGCGCTGCCGGATACGCTCGCGAGCAAGATCGCAGCGGGTGAGGTCGTGCAGCGGCCCGCGAACGCGGTCAAGGAGCTGGTGGAAAACGCGCTCGACGCCGGGGCGGGCAGCATCGAACTCACGGTCCAGCGGGCGGGCTCCGAGCTTATCCAGGTGGCCGACGACGGCTGCGGGATGGGCCCCGAGGACGCCAGAGGCTGCTTTGGTCGCCACGCGACGAGCAAGCTCCGCGCTTTCGAGGACCTGGAAACGCTGCGCACGCTGGGCTTCCGCGGCGAGGCGCTGGCCTCCATCGCGGCCGTCTCACGCGTGGAGCTCAAAACGCGGCGCGCCCAGGACGAGGCGGGCACGTGCATCCGCGTCCACGGCGGCGACATCGTGGAGAGCACGCCCTGCGCCGCCCCGACCGGGACGACGATCTCGGTCCGCGACCTGTTCTACAACGTCCCCGCCCGCCGCGCCTTTCTGCGCACGCCCGCGACGGAGTTCAAGCACATCGTCGAGACGTTCCAGGCGCTCGCGCTCTCGCACCCCACCGTCGCCTTCTGCCTGGTCCACGACGGGACAGAGGTGTACCGCCTGCCCGCGGCTGGGGGCGCGGAGCCGCTGGCGCAGCGTGTGGCGGACCTCTTCGGGAGCCGCTATGAGGGCACGCTCGTGCCCGTCGCCGAGGCGACGAGCTACCTCTCTATCCGCGGCGTCGTGGGCGCGCCCGAGGTGGCGCGGCGCTCGCGCGGCGATCAGTACGTGTTCGCCAACGGGCGCTACGTCAAAAGCCGGAGCCTGGAGCACGCCGCCGCCCGCGCCTTTGGCGCCCTCCTGCCCGACGGCCGCTACCCGTTCCTCGCGCTTTTCCTGGACGTGGACCCGCGGCACCTGGACGTCAACGTCCACCCGACCAAGACCGAGGTGAAGTTCGACGACGAGCGCGGCGTGTACAGCTTCGTCGGCGCCGTCGTCAAAAAGGGCCTCTCCGAGGCCGGGCTCGCGCTCGACCTCGCGCAGACCGCCCCCCAGGCGCACTACGACGAGCCTCTGGCGGACGCCCCTTCGGGCGGCGACGGCAGCGCGCTGCCGCCCATGCCTGCCTTCGCGCCCGAGACCGGCGCTGTACCGGCATCGCTCCCGCCTCTCCCCACGCCAGAGGCCGGCTCCGAGATCGCCTCTGGCGATTGGGGCGCCTCGTTTACGGCGCTCCCGCGCGAGCCCGGTGGCCCGGTGCCATCCGGTGTCTCCATTCCCTCTGGGGCCTCGCTGCCGTCCAACGCCACGCTCCCCGGCGAGGCGCGGCCCGCCCCTTCGCCGCGGCCGTTCCGTCAGGCCACAGGCCCACTCGGCCCCATCCCCTCGCGCGCCGACGGCTCGCTGATGGAAGGCCTGGACTCGGCGACGTTCGAGGAGGTCGTAGAGTCGCCCGAGCGGACAGTATGGCCGTTCCGCGGCCGCTACCTCCTCACGCCGGTCGCCAGCGGCCTGCTCGTCGTGGACCAGCGGGCGGCACACGAGCGCGTGCTTTACGAGGCCGCCATCGCGGCGCTCGAAGGCGGCATGGGCGCCACGCAGCAGCTCCTGTTTCCCTACACGCTGGACCTCCCGCCCGACGACCGCGCGCTCTTGGACGAACTGCTCCCGGACCTGCAGGCGCTCGGCTTCGACGTTGCTCTGGGCTCCAAAGGCACCGTCGAGGTCCGCGGCGTCCCCGCCGATGTCTCGGTCGGCGACGAGCGCGCGGCGCTGCCCGACCTGCTGGACCGCTACCGCAAAAGCGCGGGCGTGCTCCAGCTCTCCTCCCGCGAGACGCTCGCCCGCAGCCTCGCCCGCCGCTCCGCCTACCGCGAGGGCGACATCCTGGAGCCTCTGGCGGCGCGCGTGCTCATCGAAAAGCTGTTCACCTGCGGCGACCCGTTTACGGACCCCGCCGGGCGGCCCACGATGATCCGCATCGCGGAGAGCGAGATCGAGCGCCGCTTCGGCTGA
- a CDS encoding T9SS type A sorting domain-containing protein: MRSLVLFVAMVALAPAVQAQPAFSKAFSPDVIGPGSVSTLTFTVDASGVSASTPVTDLAFTDVLPAGVSVATPAAASTTCADGRALASLSAPEGGGTITFSGGVVAGGSVCTVTVNVTASVPSTYTNISGDLTSSEGNSGTASDDLTVSTDRPGFSKSFSPATVPFQGRSRLTFTIDNSANAGQVFNMNFSDDLPSGMTIADPSNAVSTCPSGLAPLDATPGASRIAYADFTNQALASGATCTISVDVIGGSVGSLDNVTSDLTTTSASTFQSLSSGRAGARLTVVTGALALTASFTDDPTPPGGTVGLQFTLRNLNRTESVTNLSFTEDLDAALPGLAAVDLPQSDVCGAGSQLTQASGVLTLTGGVLAPEGTCTFGATLQIPAGAAPGTYTISTSAVTGDAGSRPVVGLEASDDLIVSSVPLLTQSFINDPASPGASVTLRFGITNTSATSGATDLAFTDPLPFLAISDAGRLTLPPNGFCGPGSTIFPQQAPSSGPLQLAVTGANLPASGSCTFDVGIELPDTLPGGSYAVVSSRITGTVGGASVSGAPAADDLAVIETPVLTKSFPDSPARPGTSTPLQFTLRYGEEAPAGATAIAFTDDLGAALPGLVATGLPVSACGGTLSSADGGSTLAYSGGALTAGEECTFRVDVSVPAGAATGTYTNTTGPVTAQVGGSAVTGASASGDLFVSPVLFSKAFDGPVLPGGTVTLAFTIENASASAAQANLFFTDNLGSMLSGLASTSGTLNDVCGSGSSITGTTFLIFTGGTLNPGASCTFDVTLAVPAGAAPNTYTNVTSTLNGSGGAVAQPAIARLVVTDPAAIVPAFSKAFSPEAIEIDESSTLTFTIDNAASGAAATALAFTDNFPAGLVVAATPAASTTCTGGTLTAVAGAGTVSLSGASVPAAASCTVRVDVTSAAEGVYDNTSGALSSSAGTSGTASATLTVTRPNLLLTGQQAYRALALPTGSAYDQLLAPLWTQGFDGSDRPSGGCSAYTYDETAASFEGGYMCLTDQDATWPRGTGVYVFVYEDDNLDVTGIQGGFPKSITVPSRDLPNAGAPFTYPGSVLSYTNNPGVPSYQEGWNLLGNPLTAGMDWDETVRGGGLTPTIYVLDPNYFGGDYRTWTADIGGDLPGGVVPAFQGFFAKAVAGSPTLTAPVASVVEPSPDVYGKGASGAEKAADEPAPLRFELSLDGSAVSATFVAVSPEASLGEDVLDAIRLAPVAWPRTVLSTRGVGSDVPLALNALPQTDGEIEIPLEIAAEGHGAGPLSLRLGWTGALPEGWTATLLDRQRQTSLALNDGGEYAFEVIVPEGASGLRPAGLGLLGPTPDTQVFGGESAAGDAVSTGSRFALRLTPGFATSGAPEPTPTTLALLAPSPNPARGAVTLGYAVPLAADVSLAVYDALGRDVAVLARGPHAAGRHEARLDLNGLAPGVYVARLVAGDAVSVQRFTVVR; the protein is encoded by the coding sequence ATGCGATCCCTCGTCCTCTTTGTCGCGATGGTCGCGCTGGCCCCCGCCGTGCAGGCGCAGCCGGCGTTCTCCAAAGCCTTCAGCCCCGACGTGATTGGCCCGGGGAGCGTCAGCACGCTCACCTTTACCGTCGACGCCTCTGGCGTGAGCGCGTCGACCCCGGTCACGGACCTCGCGTTCACGGACGTGCTACCTGCCGGCGTCTCGGTCGCCACGCCAGCGGCCGCCTCGACGACGTGTGCCGATGGACGGGCGCTGGCCTCACTGTCCGCGCCTGAAGGAGGGGGCACCATCACGTTTTCGGGCGGCGTGGTGGCAGGAGGGAGCGTGTGCACCGTGACGGTCAACGTGACGGCCTCGGTGCCCAGCACATACACCAACATCTCCGGCGACCTCACGTCAAGCGAGGGCAACAGCGGGACCGCGTCCGACGACCTCACCGTCTCGACGGACCGGCCGGGCTTCAGCAAGAGCTTCTCGCCTGCAACCGTTCCCTTTCAGGGCCGCAGCCGCCTGACGTTCACGATCGACAACAGCGCGAACGCTGGGCAGGTGTTCAACATGAACTTCAGCGATGACCTGCCATCGGGCATGACGATCGCTGACCCCTCAAACGCGGTCTCCACGTGCCCCTCGGGCCTCGCGCCGTTGGACGCAACGCCAGGGGCGAGCCGCATCGCGTACGCTGACTTCACGAACCAGGCCCTGGCCTCTGGCGCGACGTGTACGATCAGCGTGGACGTGATCGGCGGATCGGTCGGCAGCCTGGACAACGTCACGAGCGACCTCACCACTACGTCGGCCTCCACGTTTCAGTCGCTCTCCTCCGGCAGGGCCGGCGCACGCCTCACTGTTGTCACCGGCGCGCTGGCGCTTACGGCGTCCTTTACGGACGACCCGACGCCTCCCGGCGGCACTGTGGGGCTCCAGTTCACGCTGCGCAACCTGAACCGGACCGAGTCTGTGACGAACCTCTCGTTCACGGAAGACCTCGACGCAGCGTTGCCCGGCCTCGCGGCCGTAGACCTCCCGCAGAGCGACGTGTGCGGCGCGGGCTCCCAACTCACCCAGGCCTCTGGCGTGCTCACGCTCACGGGCGGCGTCCTGGCTCCGGAAGGGACCTGCACGTTCGGCGCTACGCTCCAAATTCCGGCCGGCGCCGCTCCGGGCACGTACACCATCTCCACGAGCGCCGTGACGGGCGACGCCGGGTCTCGCCCCGTCGTCGGGCTCGAAGCGTCGGACGACCTCATCGTCTCGTCGGTCCCGCTCCTGACGCAGTCGTTCATCAACGACCCCGCCTCGCCTGGCGCGTCGGTCACGCTGCGGTTCGGCATCACCAACACTAGCGCCACCTCTGGCGCGACGGACCTCGCCTTTACCGACCCGCTCCCATTCCTGGCGATATCCGATGCCGGGCGCCTCACGCTTCCCCCGAACGGTTTCTGCGGGCCCGGCTCCACGATCTTCCCCCAGCAGGCGCCCTCTTCTGGTCCGTTGCAACTCGCCGTGACGGGGGCGAATCTTCCCGCCAGCGGCTCGTGCACGTTCGATGTGGGGATCGAACTCCCGGACACCTTGCCGGGGGGGAGCTACGCCGTCGTATCGAGCCGCATCACGGGAACGGTGGGCGGCGCGAGCGTGAGCGGCGCGCCAGCGGCCGACGACCTAGCGGTCATCGAGACGCCGGTCCTCACCAAAAGCTTCCCCGACAGCCCAGCACGGCCCGGGACCTCGACGCCGCTCCAGTTCACACTCCGCTACGGCGAAGAAGCCCCAGCCGGTGCCACCGCGATCGCCTTTACCGATGACCTCGGCGCTGCGCTGCCGGGCCTCGTGGCCACAGGCCTCCCCGTTTCCGCATGCGGCGGTACGCTCTCCTCCGCCGACGGAGGCAGCACCCTCGCGTACTCTGGCGGCGCCCTCACCGCAGGGGAGGAGTGCACGTTCCGCGTGGACGTGAGCGTGCCCGCCGGGGCTGCGACCGGCACCTACACCAACACCACTGGCCCCGTCACCGCGCAGGTCGGCGGCTCCGCCGTTACGGGGGCGTCGGCCTCTGGCGACCTCTTCGTCTCGCCGGTCCTCTTCTCGAAGGCGTTCGACGGCCCCGTCCTGCCGGGCGGTACGGTCACGCTGGCGTTCACGATTGAGAACGCCAGCGCCTCCGCGGCTCAGGCGAACCTCTTCTTTACGGACAACCTCGGCTCCATGCTGAGCGGCCTGGCCTCGACGAGCGGGACGCTCAACGACGTCTGCGGAAGCGGGTCCAGCATCACTGGCACCACCTTCCTCATCTTTACCGGCGGCACGCTCAATCCGGGCGCGAGCTGCACCTTCGACGTGACGCTCGCCGTCCCCGCTGGAGCCGCTCCGAACACGTACACCAACGTCACGAGCACGCTCAACGGCAGCGGCGGGGCCGTTGCTCAGCCCGCCATCGCGCGGCTGGTCGTCACCGACCCGGCCGCGATCGTACCCGCGTTCTCCAAGGCGTTCTCGCCAGAGGCGATCGAGATCGACGAGAGCAGCACGCTCACGTTCACGATCGACAACGCGGCCTCTGGCGCCGCGGCCACGGCCCTCGCCTTTACCGACAACTTCCCCGCGGGGCTGGTCGTCGCGGCCACGCCAGCGGCGAGCACGACCTGCACCGGCGGGACGCTCACGGCCGTGGCCGGCGCGGGGACGGTCTCGCTCAGCGGCGCGAGCGTTCCGGCTGCGGCAAGCTGTACGGTACGCGTGGATGTCACGTCCGCCGCGGAGGGCGTCTACGACAACACGAGCGGGGCGCTGTCCTCCTCTGCCGGCACGAGCGGCACGGCCAGCGCGACGCTGACGGTGACGCGCCCGAACCTGCTCCTGACCGGACAGCAGGCGTACCGCGCGCTCGCGCTCCCCACCGGAAGCGCCTACGACCAACTCCTCGCGCCGCTGTGGACCCAGGGCTTCGACGGCTCCGACCGGCCCTCTGGCGGTTGCTCCGCGTACACCTATGACGAGACCGCGGCGAGCTTCGAGGGCGGCTACATGTGCCTCACCGATCAGGACGCGACGTGGCCCCGCGGCACGGGCGTCTACGTGTTCGTGTACGAGGACGACAACCTCGATGTCACTGGCATCCAGGGCGGCTTCCCCAAGTCGATCACCGTTCCCAGCCGTGATCTCCCCAACGCCGGGGCGCCGTTTACCTACCCGGGGTCCGTTCTGAGCTACACGAACAACCCCGGCGTGCCGAGCTACCAGGAGGGGTGGAACCTGCTGGGGAACCCTCTCACGGCCGGCATGGACTGGGACGAGACCGTCCGCGGCGGCGGGCTCACGCCGACGATCTACGTCCTCGACCCGAACTACTTCGGGGGGGACTACCGGACGTGGACGGCGGACATCGGGGGGGACTTGCCCGGTGGGGTCGTCCCGGCGTTCCAGGGTTTCTTCGCTAAGGCCGTCGCCGGCTCCCCAACGCTGACGGCGCCGGTGGCCTCGGTCGTGGAGCCGAGTCCAGACGTGTACGGCAAGGGCGCCTCTGGCGCCGAGAAAGCGGCCGACGAGCCCGCGCCGCTCCGCTTCGAGCTCTCGCTAGACGGCTCGGCCGTTTCGGCGACGTTTGTCGCGGTCTCGCCAGAGGCCTCTCTCGGTGAGGACGTGCTCGATGCCATCCGCCTCGCGCCGGTGGCGTGGCCGCGGACGGTGCTGAGCACGCGCGGCGTCGGGTCTGATGTGCCTCTGGCGCTGAACGCGCTGCCCCAGACGGACGGTGAGATCGAGATCCCGCTGGAGATCGCGGCCGAGGGCCACGGCGCGGGCCCACTCTCGCTCCGGCTCGGCTGGACGGGCGCGCTGCCCGAGGGCTGGACGGCCACCCTTCTCGACCGCCAGAGGCAGACGAGCCTCGCGCTGAACGACGGCGGCGAGTACGCCTTCGAGGTGATCGTGCCCGAGGGCGCGAGCGGTCTTCGCCCGGCGGGCCTCGGCCTTCTCGGCCCCACGCCTGACACGCAGGTGTTCGGCGGAGAGTCCGCCGCTGGCGACGCCGTCAGCACCGGCTCGCGCTTCGCGCTCCGCCTCACGCCGGGCTTCGCGACCTCCGGTGCCCCTGAGCCGACGCCGACGACGCTCGCGCTCCTAGCGCCGTCGCCCAACCCCGCGCGAGGCGCCGTGACGCTCGGCTACGCCGTGCCTCTGGCGGCGGACGTCTCCCTCGCCGTCTACGACGCCCTCGGCCGCGATGTCGCCGTGCTCGCCAGAGGCCCGCACGCCGCCGGCCGCCACGAGGCGCGTCTGGACCTGAACGGGCTCGCGCCCGGGGTCTACGTCGCCCGGCTGGTCGCGGGCGACGCGGTGAGCGTGCAGCGGTTTACCGTCGTTCGGTAG
- a CDS encoding M90 family metallopeptidase — MPSATKPSDWLLPALWSAMGAALAGALVARSAGAMAGVLVGAGVFVLGMLLGLRGPMRRARAASGDFPEAWRAWAEAHVPLYARGSDEERALFEARVLVALDGWSIEGVDGVEMTDELRLMVASGAGVLLWGRPEWDVPTGRSMLLYPGTFDDEFGTEDAGSFDGMAHAQGPVLFSAPAVRSGWARQNGYNVVLHELAHVFDFGPDGADGAPSFLDARSADAWQDLVHREMRRAARGDGVLRAYAATNPAELFAVSTEVFFERPARLRQHHPELFEALRAVYNVTPPDEAPSQPSGESLMSRRWDST; from the coding sequence ATGCCGAGCGCCACCAAACCTTCCGACTGGCTCCTCCCCGCGCTCTGGAGCGCGATGGGCGCCGCCCTCGCGGGCGCGCTCGTGGCGCGGAGTGCCGGGGCTATGGCGGGCGTGCTCGTCGGCGCGGGTGTGTTCGTGCTCGGCATGCTGCTGGGGCTCCGCGGGCCGATGCGCCGCGCTCGGGCCGCCAGCGGAGACTTTCCTGAGGCGTGGCGCGCGTGGGCCGAGGCGCACGTGCCGCTCTACGCCAGAGGCTCGGACGAGGAGCGCGCGCTGTTCGAGGCGCGCGTGCTCGTCGCGCTGGACGGGTGGAGCATCGAGGGCGTGGACGGCGTGGAGATGACTGACGAGCTTCGGCTCATGGTGGCCTCTGGCGCTGGCGTGCTCCTCTGGGGCCGGCCCGAGTGGGACGTGCCCACCGGGCGCTCCATGCTGCTCTACCCCGGCACGTTCGACGACGAGTTCGGGACGGAGGACGCGGGCTCGTTCGACGGCATGGCGCACGCGCAGGGCCCCGTCCTCTTCTCCGCGCCCGCCGTCCGCTCGGGGTGGGCGCGTCAGAACGGCTACAACGTGGTCCTCCACGAACTGGCGCACGTGTTCGACTTCGGCCCCGATGGTGCCGACGGCGCGCCGTCTTTCCTCGACGCCCGCTCGGCCGACGCGTGGCAGGACCTCGTGCATCGCGAGATGCGCCGCGCCGCCAGAGGCGACGGCGTCCTTCGCGCCTACGCCGCCACCAACCCCGCCGAGCTGTTCGCGGTCTCGACCGAGGTCTTCTTCGAGCGCCCCGCGCGTCTCCGCCAGCACCACCCGGAGTTGTTCGAGGCGCTCCGCGCCGTCTACAACGTGACCCCGCCCGACGAGGCGCCGTCTCAACCCTCTGGCGAGAGCCTCATGTCTCGCCGATGGGACTCCACATGA
- a CDS encoding T9SS type A sorting domain-containing protein, protein MKHFTYALAGLALAVVAAAPSADAQRRAPSDADAPGELIPAERVILEAKPSSDQDVPGAAPLRPTLARDGRTLTGSRVSDQDKAAPGPSIDPRAVYVSYDAGLDMGRDGAVPTITRFQAVNVFPDGRDAPVASSKREADAGPATVTADGRDLSARPGTPLADVPAAEAPLAKAETDEAPAASGERPVLGATMPNPVGQTARITFTLSREAVAVLTLYDVRGREVSSLYEGVAAAGTHRVTVDASGLAPGTYVYVLDVDGERMSRQLQVVR, encoded by the coding sequence ATGAAGCACTTCACATACGCCCTTGCCGGCCTCGCCCTCGCCGTGGTTGCCGCCGCGCCCTCGGCCGACGCCCAGAGGCGCGCACCCTCCGACGCCGACGCCCCCGGAGAGCTCATCCCCGCCGAACGCGTGATCCTCGAAGCCAAACCGTCGTCTGATCAGGACGTCCCGGGCGCTGCACCCCTCCGTCCCACCCTGGCGCGCGACGGCCGGACACTGACTGGCTCGCGAGTGTCGGATCAGGACAAGGCCGCCCCGGGGCCTAGCATCGACCCACGCGCCGTCTATGTCAGCTACGACGCGGGGTTGGACATGGGTCGCGATGGCGCCGTGCCCACCATCACGCGCTTTCAGGCCGTGAACGTCTTCCCTGACGGCCGTGACGCGCCTGTCGCCTCTTCCAAGCGAGAAGCGGACGCCGGTCCAGCTACGGTCACCGCCGACGGCCGCGATCTCAGCGCCCGTCCTGGAACGCCCCTCGCCGACGTGCCCGCCGCCGAGGCGCCTCTGGCGAAGGCCGAGACCGACGAGGCGCCCGCCGCCTCTGGCGAGCGGCCCGTGCTCGGCGCCACCATGCCGAACCCCGTGGGCCAGACGGCGCGGATCACGTTCACGCTCTCGCGAGAGGCCGTGGCCGTTCTCACGCTCTACGACGTGCGCGGACGCGAGGTCTCGTCCCTCTACGAGGGCGTCGCGGCGGCGGGCACGCACCGCGTCACCGTCGACGCCAGCGGCCTCGCGCCCGGCACCTACGTCTACGTGCTCGACGTGGACGGGGAGCGGATGAGCCGCCAACTCCAGGTTGTGCGCTAA
- the gpmI gene encoding 2,3-bisphosphoglycerate-independent phosphoglycerate mutase yields MSQKHLLLILDGYGIAEDPSVSAIDAADTPFLDRLFAEHPHATLQASGRAVGLPTGLMGNSEVGHTNLGAGRIVDQEITRIDKSIEDGSFFENPVLTGAARAAKASGGRLHLFGLVSDGGVHSSLEHLLALIELARREGLSGDDLVLHAFTDGRDTAPEGGTGYLQTVQDAMQAAGVGVIGTVVGRYWAMDRDERWERTEKAYRAIVDGVGAASGDPIAALAAQYADGVTDEFAEPVVTLGAPRVAAGDAVLFFNFRADRARQLTRAFIETPFGGFERTPPEVHYATFAPYHKSFDVPVAFPKADLTDTLGDVIARAGKTQLRAAETEKYPHVTFFFNGGREVQFEGETRIMEPSPKVATYDLQPEMSAPALASRVAESIRTDAPDLVVLNFANPDMVGHTGVFEAAVRAVEAASRGAEVVITAALERGYSVEVIADHGNADKMRNPDGTPHTAHTTVPVPHLVIAPGVASVRDGVLGDIAPTILKIMGLRAPEAMTGTPLV; encoded by the coding sequence ATGTCCCAGAAGCACCTCCTCCTCATCCTCGACGGCTACGGCATCGCCGAGGACCCCAGCGTCTCCGCCATCGACGCCGCCGACACGCCGTTCCTGGACCGCCTCTTCGCCGAGCACCCGCACGCGACGCTCCAAGCCTCTGGCCGCGCCGTTGGCTTGCCGACGGGCCTCATGGGCAACTCCGAGGTGGGCCACACCAACTTGGGTGCGGGGCGGATCGTGGACCAGGAGATCACACGGATCGACAAGAGCATTGAGGACGGGAGCTTTTTCGAGAACCCCGTGCTGACTGGCGCGGCACGCGCGGCCAAAGCCTCTGGCGGGCGGCTTCACCTCTTCGGGCTCGTGAGCGACGGCGGCGTGCACTCCAGCTTGGAGCACTTGCTGGCGCTGATCGAGCTGGCGCGGCGCGAGGGGCTCAGCGGCGACGACCTCGTGCTGCACGCGTTTACCGACGGACGCGACACCGCCCCAGAGGGCGGAACGGGCTACCTCCAAACCGTTCAGGACGCGATGCAGGCCGCGGGCGTCGGCGTCATCGGGACCGTGGTGGGGCGCTACTGGGCGATGGACCGCGACGAAAGGTGGGAGCGGACGGAAAAGGCCTACCGCGCGATCGTAGACGGCGTCGGCGCGGCCTCTGGCGATCCCATCGCGGCGCTCGCGGCGCAGTACGCGGACGGCGTGACCGACGAGTTCGCCGAGCCCGTTGTCACCCTGGGCGCGCCGCGCGTGGCCGCGGGCGACGCCGTGCTGTTTTTCAACTTCCGCGCCGACCGCGCCCGGCAGCTCACGCGCGCCTTTATCGAGACGCCCTTCGGAGGTTTCGAGCGGACGCCGCCAGAGGTCCACTACGCCACGTTCGCGCCGTACCACAAGAGCTTCGACGTGCCGGTCGCGTTCCCGAAAGCGGACCTCACGGACACTCTCGGCGACGTGATCGCGCGCGCCGGGAAAACGCAGCTCCGCGCCGCCGAGACCGAGAAGTACCCGCACGTCACGTTCTTCTTCAATGGGGGCCGCGAGGTGCAGTTCGAAGGCGAAACGCGGATCATGGAGCCCAGCCCGAAGGTGGCGACCTACGACCTCCAGCCGGAGATGAGCGCGCCGGCGCTGGCCTCTCGCGTGGCCGAGTCCATCCGAACCGATGCGCCGGACCTGGTCGTGCTCAACTTCGCGAACCCGGACATGGTGGGCCACACCGGCGTGTTCGAGGCGGCGGTCCGGGCCGTCGAGGCGGCCTCTCGCGGCGCCGAGGTCGTGATCACGGCGGCGCTGGAGCGCGGCTACTCCGTCGAGGTCATCGCCGACCACGGCAACGCGGACAAGATGCGCAACCCCGACGGCACGCCCCACACGGCGCACACGACGGTGCCCGTCCCGCACCTCGTGATCGCCCCGGGCGTTGCATCCGTGCGCGATGGCGTGCTGGGAGACATCGCGCCGACGATCCTCAAGATCATGGGGCTCCGTGCGCCAGAGGCCATGACGGGCACGCCGCTCGTTTAG
- a CDS encoding DUF2231 domain-containing protein has protein sequence MDLLTQYEIPYLHPLAVHFPLVLLLLAGAAGAVYAARGTVVWRNAVMIFLVLGSAGAYWAQETGETLEDDVRGEPMVEAIIETHEASAEWTLWAALGALALFAGASVWLRKLPKPTDVGEKDPMALRLALAVVAAVPAVLVAYTAHLGGLMVWGRPVG, from the coding sequence ATGGACCTCCTGACGCAGTACGAGATTCCTTACCTCCACCCGCTGGCGGTCCACTTCCCGCTTGTGCTCCTGCTGCTGGCGGGCGCGGCGGGCGCCGTCTACGCCGCCAGAGGCACGGTCGTGTGGCGCAACGCGGTGATGATCTTTCTCGTCCTCGGCTCCGCGGGCGCCTACTGGGCGCAGGAAACCGGAGAGACGCTGGAGGACGACGTGCGCGGCGAGCCGATGGTAGAGGCCATCATCGAGACGCACGAGGCGTCTGCGGAGTGGACGCTGTGGGCAGCTCTCGGCGCCCTCGCGCTGTTCGCCGGCGCGAGCGTGTGGCTGCGAAAACTGCCCAAGCCAACCGACGTGGGCGAAAAAGACCCGATGGCGCTTCGCCTCGCACTAGCTGTAGTGGCCGCGGTCCCCGCCGTGCTGGTGGCCTACACCGCGCACCTCGGCGGGCTCATGGTCTGGGGCCGGCCGGTCGGGTAG